The following are encoded together in the Nodosilinea sp. PGN35 genome:
- a CDS encoding elongation factor G codes for MTQNVLSGRRNVALVGTYSSGKTTLLESILSVTGATTRKGSVDEGNTLGDSAPEARTRHMTVELNAASTQYGGICFTFVDCPGSVELQQETNHALMGVDAAIVVCEADPNKVLTLSPLLQFLDTWEIPHLVWINKLDRANGTFSEVLAALRQISSRPVIPQQYPIRQNHDLVGFIDLVTEQAFHYHPGAPADPVPLPPALQAEEQAARAEMLETLADYDDHLLEELLEDIAPPEDEIVRDLRLDLGADLIVPVFLGVALNDYGVRPLLDALVKEAPAPEVTCEKRGIACETDTLAQVLKTYYTPQGGKLSLVRVWCGELKDGDSLNGDRMGGLYDLMGTQQTSLSRAEAGRIVAVARLEGAQTGDTLTTATLDTLLPKAPVIEPVYALAITPAKRSDEVKLSAALTKLLEEDPSLFWEQHGDTHEVILWGQGDVHLNLAIDRLSRKYNLPMATHLPQVPYKETIRQAKESVHGRYKHQSGGHGQFGDVYLSIQPLPRGDGFAFSDTIVGGVVPKQYIPSVETGVREYLDHGPLGFPVVDVAVTLTNGSYHNVDSSDNAFKQAARIAMQEGLAACTPTLLEPIAQVEISVPSVYTSNVLKLITGRRGQILGYEGKADWPSWDVVTGHLPQAEMQTMILELRSLTMGVGFFRWTYDHLDPVPEKLTERILASTGGDR; via the coding sequence ATGACTCAAAACGTCCTCTCGGGCCGGCGCAATGTGGCGCTGGTCGGCACCTACTCCAGCGGTAAAACAACTCTGTTAGAAAGTATTCTGTCGGTTACCGGGGCCACAACCCGTAAGGGCAGCGTCGATGAGGGCAATACCCTCGGCGATAGCGCCCCGGAGGCCCGTACCCGCCACATGACCGTCGAACTCAATGCCGCCAGTACTCAGTACGGCGGCATTTGTTTTACGTTTGTAGACTGCCCCGGCTCGGTCGAACTTCAGCAGGAGACCAACCACGCCCTGATGGGGGTCGATGCGGCGATCGTGGTCTGTGAAGCTGACCCCAACAAAGTGCTCACCCTCTCGCCCCTGCTGCAATTTTTAGACACCTGGGAAATTCCCCACCTGGTCTGGATCAACAAGCTCGATCGCGCCAACGGCACCTTTAGTGAAGTCCTCGCCGCCCTGCGCCAGATCTCCTCCCGCCCGGTCATTCCCCAGCAGTACCCCATTCGCCAAAACCACGACCTGGTGGGCTTCATCGATCTGGTCACCGAGCAGGCTTTCCACTACCATCCCGGTGCTCCCGCCGACCCGGTGCCCCTGCCGCCTGCCCTTCAGGCCGAAGAGCAGGCCGCCCGGGCCGAAATGCTCGAAACCCTGGCCGACTACGACGATCATCTACTCGAAGAACTGCTGGAAGATATCGCCCCTCCCGAAGACGAAATTGTCCGTGACTTGAGACTGGATCTGGGGGCTGACTTAATTGTCCCGGTCTTCCTTGGCGTCGCCCTGAACGACTACGGCGTGCGGCCCCTGCTCGATGCTCTGGTAAAAGAAGCCCCGGCCCCGGAGGTCACCTGCGAGAAGCGGGGCATCGCCTGTGAGACCGACACCCTGGCCCAGGTGCTCAAAACCTACTACACCCCCCAGGGCGGCAAGCTCTCCCTAGTGCGGGTCTGGTGCGGCGAGCTGAAGGATGGCGATAGTCTAAATGGCGATCGCATGGGCGGCCTCTACGACCTGATGGGCACCCAGCAAACCAGCCTCAGCCGCGCCGAGGCGGGTCGCATTGTCGCCGTCGCCCGTCTAGAGGGGGCCCAAACCGGCGATACCCTGACGACGGCCACCCTCGATACCCTGCTGCCCAAGGCCCCGGTGATCGAGCCGGTGTATGCCCTGGCCATCACCCCCGCCAAGCGCAGCGATGAGGTCAAGCTCAGCGCCGCCCTCACCAAGCTGCTCGAAGAAGACCCGTCGCTGTTTTGGGAGCAGCACGGCGATACCCACGAGGTGATTCTCTGGGGTCAGGGCGATGTGCATCTGAATTTGGCGATCGATCGCCTCAGCCGCAAGTACAACCTGCCCATGGCCACCCACCTGCCCCAAGTGCCCTACAAGGAGACCATCCGCCAGGCCAAAGAGTCTGTCCACGGGCGCTACAAGCACCAGAGCGGCGGCCACGGCCAGTTTGGCGATGTGTACCTCTCCATTCAGCCCCTGCCCCGGGGCGATGGCTTTGCCTTTAGCGACACCATCGTCGGCGGCGTGGTGCCCAAGCAGTACATTCCCAGCGTCGAGACCGGCGTGCGCGAATACCTCGACCACGGCCCCCTGGGCTTTCCGGTGGTGGATGTGGCGGTGACCCTGACCAACGGTTCCTACCACAACGTCGATAGCTCTGACAATGCCTTCAAGCAGGCGGCCCGCATTGCCATGCAGGAGGGGTTGGCCGCTTGCACCCCCACGCTGCTAGAGCCCATCGCCCAGGTGGAAATTTCGGTGCCCAGCGTCTACACCTCTAACGTGCTCAAACTGATTACCGGGCGGCGGGGTCAGATTCTCGGCTACGAGGGCAAGGCCGACTGGCCCAGCTGGGATGTGGTGACGGGGCACCTGCCCCAGGCGGAAATGCAGACCATGATCCTGGAACTCCGGTCGCTGACCATGGGCGTGGGCTTCTTTAGGTGGACCTACGACCACCTCGACCCGGTGCCCGAAAAGCTGACCGAGCGGATCTTGGCCAGTACGGGGGGCGATCGCTAA
- a CDS encoding GFA family protein — translation MTDSKPHKTGQCRCGQVQFEVSAEPLITMACHCTGCQQMTASAFSLSTLYPSSGFKVTQGEPVIGGLHGATRHYFCAHCMSWLFTRPEGMDDFVNVRSTMLENAQSYRPFIETYTDEKLPWATTPAVHSFAKFPQPEDFPALLAEFAKRPN, via the coding sequence ATGACAGACAGTAAGCCTCACAAAACAGGCCAATGTAGATGTGGGCAGGTTCAGTTTGAAGTCAGTGCAGAACCGCTGATCACGATGGCGTGCCACTGCACCGGCTGCCAGCAAATGACCGCCAGCGCCTTTAGCTTGAGCACCCTTTACCCCAGCAGCGGGTTTAAAGTAACCCAGGGTGAACCCGTCATCGGCGGACTGCACGGCGCAACCCGTCACTACTTCTGCGCCCACTGCATGAGCTGGCTGTTTACCCGCCCCGAGGGCATGGATGATTTCGTCAACGTGCGATCGACGATGCTGGAGAATGCCCAATCTTACCGCCCATTCATCGAGACTTACACTGACGAAAAGCTGCCCTGGGCAACGACCCCGGCCGTCCACAGCTTTGCAAAATTTCCCCAGCCAGAAGACTTTCCGGCGTTGCTGGCTGAGTTTGCCAAACGACCTAATTAG
- a CDS encoding cobalamin-binding protein, with protein sequence MTQPHLRIVSLIPSATEIVCALGLENFLVGRSHECDFPPAVKTLPVCTAPKFNPEGSSGEIHQRVSDLLSSALSVYRVDVAQLEALKPTHIITQAQCEVCAVSLGEVEAAVAELTQGRPQLISLSPNRLADVWDDIYRAGVALLGEAGQAQAEAVLAGLKQRVQVCCDRTARLPSPTIACIEWTEPLMAAGNWVPELIALAGGTSLFGQVGQHSPWLTWDDLTAADPEVLVIMPCGYNLAVTRRESAVLASHPQWAKLQAVQTGRVYLTDGNQYFNRPGPRLVDSLEILAEIFHSEELAYGYRGRGWQPFAGERGLP encoded by the coding sequence ATGACCCAACCGCACCTCCGGATTGTCTCCCTCATTCCCAGCGCCACCGAGATTGTCTGCGCCCTGGGCCTGGAGAACTTCCTGGTGGGCCGCAGCCACGAGTGCGACTTTCCGCCTGCCGTCAAAACGCTGCCCGTCTGCACCGCGCCCAAGTTTAACCCCGAGGGCAGCAGCGGCGAAATTCACCAGCGGGTGAGCGACCTGCTCTCCTCGGCCCTCAGCGTCTACCGGGTCGATGTTGCTCAGCTAGAGGCGCTAAAGCCCACCCACATCATTACCCAGGCCCAGTGCGAAGTCTGCGCCGTCAGCCTGGGGGAGGTCGAGGCGGCGGTGGCTGAGCTGACCCAGGGTCGGCCCCAGCTAATTTCGCTGTCTCCCAACCGCCTGGCCGACGTTTGGGACGACATCTATAGAGCTGGGGTAGCGCTGCTGGGGGAGGCGGGGCAGGCTCAGGCCGAGGCGGTTTTAGCGGGGCTGAAGCAGCGGGTGCAGGTCTGTTGCGATCGCACCGCCCGTCTCCCATCCCCCACCATCGCCTGCATCGAGTGGACTGAGCCGCTGATGGCCGCTGGCAACTGGGTGCCCGAACTGATAGCCCTGGCGGGAGGCACGTCGCTGTTTGGTCAGGTCGGTCAGCACTCCCCCTGGCTGACCTGGGACGACCTGACCGCCGCTGACCCAGAAGTACTTGTGATCATGCCCTGCGGCTACAACCTGGCCGTCACCCGGCGCGAAAGTGCCGTCTTAGCCAGCCATCCCCAGTGGGCAAAGCTTCAGGCTGTACAGACCGGGCGGGTTTATCTGACCGACGGCAACCAGTACTTCAACCGCCCTGGCCCTCGCCTGGTTGATTCCCTCGAAATTTTGGCCGAGATTTTTCATTCAGAGGAATTGGCCTACGGCTACCGAGGTCGAGGTTGGCAACCCTTTGCTGGTGAAAGAGGCTTGCCCTAG
- a CDS encoding mannose-1-phosphate guanylyltransferase gives MAALIPIILAGGKGERFWPVSRLARPKQFLCLDGSDRSLLQATADRLLPLAEGWENLWVITAAHLADRVREQLPELPEANLLVEPVGRDTAPAVAWGTLEVAQRYGDNAVVGFFPADHWIADEAAFCQTLGAAAELAASQGAIATLGIAPTYAATGYGYIEQGEATDTYGGLSAYTVSRFTEKPDAATAQTFIDSGRFSWNSGMFIFPAGVMVNELKTHAPALVQALIAAGVDAYPSLDKLSIDYAVMEHTDRAYVMPVSFGWDDLGDWNAVERLLKQPGDKNVDLATHIALDTEGSIVYSADPDEVVVTIGLEDVVIVRDGNATLIVRKDRTQDIKAAVKQIGAEDRFQHLL, from the coding sequence ATGGCGGCGCTAATTCCTATTATTTTGGCGGGGGGCAAAGGTGAGCGGTTTTGGCCGGTGAGCCGTTTGGCCCGACCCAAGCAGTTTTTGTGTTTGGACGGCAGCGATCGCAGCCTGCTGCAGGCCACCGCCGATCGCCTGCTGCCCCTGGCCGAGGGCTGGGAAAACCTGTGGGTGATTACCGCCGCCCACCTGGCCGACCGCGTGCGCGAGCAGCTGCCCGAACTGCCCGAGGCCAACCTGCTGGTCGAGCCGGTGGGTCGCGATACCGCTCCGGCGGTGGCCTGGGGCACCCTGGAAGTGGCCCAGCGCTACGGCGATAACGCCGTGGTAGGGTTCTTCCCTGCCGACCACTGGATCGCCGACGAAGCGGCATTTTGCCAGACCCTAGGGGCGGCAGCAGAGCTGGCCGCCAGTCAGGGGGCGATCGCCACCCTGGGCATTGCCCCCACCTACGCCGCCACCGGCTACGGCTACATCGAGCAGGGAGAGGCCACCGACACCTACGGCGGTCTCAGCGCCTACACCGTCAGCCGCTTTACCGAAAAACCCGACGCCGCCACCGCCCAAACCTTCATCGACAGCGGTCGTTTCAGCTGGAACAGCGGCATGTTTATCTTCCCCGCCGGAGTCATGGTCAACGAGCTAAAAACCCACGCCCCAGCGCTAGTGCAGGCCCTGATCGCCGCCGGGGTTGACGCCTACCCTAGCCTAGATAAGCTCAGCATCGACTACGCCGTCATGGAGCACACCGATCGCGCCTACGTCATGCCCGTCAGCTTTGGCTGGGACGACCTGGGCGACTGGAACGCCGTTGAGCGCCTGCTAAAGCAGCCCGGCGACAAAAACGTCGATCTGGCCACCCACATCGCCCTCGATACCGAGGGCAGCATTGTCTACTCCGCCGACCCCGACGAGGTAGTTGTCACCATCGGCCTTGAGGATGTGGTGATTGTGCGCGACGGCAATGCCACCTTGATCGTACGCAAAGATCGCACCCAGGATATCAAAGCCGCCGTCAAGCAGATCGGGGCCGAAGATCGGTTTCAGCACCTGCTGTAG
- a CDS encoding LCP family protein, with protein sequence MTIPLQNVESQASGADSDPSDASAIESQPPESPSPGAVPSSASGAARRVLTTLLWGGLFVGTAATAAVVGAAIALTVPLPEFMGGDTNRGANFGDLWQAGFRYQVTRPVNILVMGIDEVPDAQPSSEAVFAGRTDTLLLVRVDADARTLNVMSIPRDTRVQIPGFGMDKINQANVLGGPELVAQTVAYNLGNIQVDRYVRINTSAFREMVDLVGGIEVNVPSRMEYTDRTQGLYIDLYPGWQTLNGDQAEQFARFRQDSGDIGRVQRQQMLLKALRERLTNPTVIPKLPQALRVLQRYVDTNLTLEEMLAIANFGLEIESNQLQMVMLPGRFSTPAEFNASYWLPNWEASATVMQNFFQASAVSVYADNPQGRYVADLAIAVQNASGQPEQAASVARYLRENGFSNVYLVDDWPGTMARTEILAQRGDVDSARTVESLLGVGQALSESTGDLNSDITIRVGQDWAEQVGQPAENAL encoded by the coding sequence ATGACAATCCCTTTGCAGAACGTCGAGTCTCAAGCAAGCGGTGCCGACTCTGACCCCTCTGATGCCTCAGCGATCGAGAGTCAGCCCCCCGAGTCCCCCTCCCCTGGAGCCGTGCCGTCGTCTGCATCGGGGGCGGCTCGGCGCGTGCTGACCACCCTGCTGTGGGGCGGTCTGTTTGTCGGTACGGCGGCGACGGCGGCGGTGGTAGGCGCGGCGATCGCCCTCACCGTGCCCCTACCTGAATTCATGGGGGGCGATACCAACCGGGGCGCTAACTTTGGCGATCTGTGGCAGGCGGGCTTTCGCTACCAGGTGACGCGCCCGGTCAATATCTTGGTGATGGGCATTGACGAGGTGCCCGATGCCCAGCCCAGCTCTGAAGCCGTATTTGCCGGGCGCACCGATACGCTGCTGCTGGTGCGGGTCGATGCCGATGCCCGCACCCTCAACGTCATGTCGATTCCCCGCGATACCCGCGTTCAAATTCCGGGGTTTGGCATGGATAAAATTAACCAGGCCAACGTGCTGGGTGGCCCAGAACTGGTGGCCCAAACTGTGGCCTACAATCTAGGCAACATTCAAGTCGATCGCTACGTGCGCATCAACACCAGTGCCTTCCGCGAAATGGTGGATTTGGTGGGCGGTATTGAGGTCAATGTGCCCAGTCGGATGGAGTACACCGATCGCACCCAGGGGCTCTATATCGACCTCTACCCCGGCTGGCAGACCCTCAACGGCGACCAGGCCGAGCAGTTCGCCCGCTTTCGCCAGGACAGCGGCGACATTGGCCGGGTGCAGCGCCAGCAAATGCTGCTGAAGGCTCTGCGGGAAAGGCTAACCAACCCCACCGTGATTCCCAAGCTGCCCCAGGCTCTGCGGGTGCTGCAACGCTACGTTGACACCAATCTCACCCTGGAGGAAATGCTGGCGATCGCCAACTTTGGCCTCGAAATAGAGTCAAACCAGCTGCAAATGGTGATGCTGCCGGGCCGCTTCAGCACCCCGGCGGAGTTCAACGCCAGCTACTGGCTGCCCAACTGGGAAGCCTCAGCCACCGTGATGCAAAACTTTTTCCAGGCGTCAGCGGTGAGTGTTTACGCCGACAACCCCCAGGGGCGCTACGTAGCCGATCTGGCCATTGCGGTGCAAAATGCCTCGGGCCAGCCCGAGCAGGCGGCCTCTGTGGCCCGCTACCTGCGCGAAAACGGGTTTAGCAATGTCTACCTGGTCGATGACTGGCCGGGCACCATGGCCCGCACCGAGATTCTCGCCCAGCGGGGCGATGTCGATAGCGCCCGCACGGTCGAATCGCTGCTGGGGGTGGGGCAGGCCCTGTCGGAGTCAACCGGCGACCTCAACTCCGACATCACCATTCGGGTGGGGCAAGACTGGGCTGAACAGGTGGGCCAACCCGCTGAAAATGCGCTCTAG